DNA from Solirubrobacterales bacterium:
ATCGCCAGGTATCCCTGTTCGATCTCCTCGACGGCACAACTCGAGAGCCAGTCGGGAGGGGTCGGGACAAGGAACTTTCGCTCGACCTCGAGAGGCAAAACGGAATCCGCTACGGAGCCACCGCGAAGAGCCGCCATTCGTCGGAGATTCCCTTGAGCTGCTGGGCGCCCCGATCCGCGAATGAAATCCCCGATCCGGCGACCAGATCCTTGACGGTGCTGGAGACGAGCACTTCGCCGGCGGCGGCCAGAGCGCCGATGCGGGCCGCGATGTGCACCGCGATCCCGCCGACGTCGCCGTCCATCAGCTCGACCTCGCCGCAGTGCAGGCCGATGCGCACCTCCAGGTCAAGCGAGCGGGCCGCCTCGGCGATTTCACGCCCGCAGCGGATCCCCCGCGCCGGGCCGTCGAAGGTGGCGAGGTAGCCGTCGCCGAGCGTCTTCACCTCTCGTCCGCCGAACCGCCCCAGCTCGCGCCGCACCGCCGCCTGATGCGCTGAAAGCAGCTCGCGCCAGCGCGCGTCTCCGACCTCCGCGGCTCGTTCCGTCGAGCCGACGATGTCCGTGAACATCACTGTGGCCAGGACGCGGTCGGGCTCGGGTACGGAGCGGGCGCCGGTCAGGAACTCCTCGGTCTCCCCGAGCACGTCCTCGGCGTCTCCCGCCCACGGAAGGTGGTCGAGTCCGGGGAGCTCCACGTAGCGCGCGCCTGGGATCTGCGATGCGAGCTCCTCCCCGGCGCGCCGATTTACCACGCGGTCCCCGCGCCGGTGGAGGACGAGCGTCGGAACCTGGATCGTGGGCAGGATGGCTCGCACATCGATGTCCAGGAACATCTCGAAGATCTGCTGAACCATCGCCGGACTCGCGGCGGAGCGCTCAAAACGGGCCGTGAACTCCACCGCTTCGGGATCGCCTGCGAGGCTCGGAGCGAAGAGCTCAACCATTCCCTCGGCCTGCTGCCCCCAGTAGGGGGCGATGAACTCGGCGGCGGACTCGCGAAGCGCCTCTGCGGGTGTGGCCCATGGGTAGTCCGGCGCCTCGGTGGTGCGTCCCATGGCGCCGTGGAGAACCAAAGCGCTCACTCGCTCGGGGTGGGTGGCCGCGAAGAGGACGCCCATCGGACCCCCCTCGGAGACCCCAAAGATGGCTGCCCGCTCCGACCCGGCAGCGTCCATGACAGCCCGAACGTCGTCGATCCGCTGCTCCAGGGTCGGCGCCTCGGTCACGGGATCGGACAGTCCGGTGCCGCGCTTGTCGAAGATCATCAGCCGCGAGAACCCGCTGAGGCGCTCGAAGAAACGAGCCATGGGAGGCGATTCCCACTGGAGCTCGAGGTGTGTCGTGAACCCGAGCACCAGAACCAGGTCGATCGGGCCGTCCCCGACGACCTGGTAGGCGATCGAGACGTCACCGGACTTGGCGTATTGCGTCGGCGGCGACTTCATGGGTTTCGCGTACCGACCTCCGCGTCGCTGCGCGCGAGCCGGGCGCGAAGGAGCTTCTTGTCGAACTTGCCCACGGACGTCTTGGGAACCTCGTCCATGAACTCGAAGCGCTCCGGGATCCACCACTTGGCGACCCGATCTGCGAGGTGCTCCCGGAGCGCGTCCGCGTCCACGTTCCCGCCGGCACGGCGGACCACGCAGGCGCACGGCCGCTCGCCCCAGCGTTCGTCGGGGACCGCGATCACGCTGGCCTCGACCACATCGGGGTGGGCCATGATCTCGTTCTCGAGCTGCACCGAGGAGATCCACTCGCCGCCCGATTTGACCAGGTCCTTGGTCCGATCGACGAGCCTGATGAACGCATCGCTCTCGAGCTCGGCGACGTCACCGGTGCGGAGCCATCCGTCGTCGGTGAACTTCTCGTCGCCGCCCGGCTCGCGGTAGTAGGCACGCGCGATCCATGGGCCGCGGACCTGAAGCTCGCCACCCGAGTCGGAATCGATGCGGAACTCGACCAGTGGCAGGATCCGGCCCTGGCTGGCTCGCAGCGCATTGGCCTCGTCGTCCGAGAGATCGACCCCGGCCGGCAGGCGGGACACCGCGGCCAGCGGACTGGTCTCAGTCATCCCCCAGCCCTGGACCAGCGGCACGCCAAAGCGCTCCTCGAAGGCGCGGATCAGCGGCTCGGGGACGGCCGAGCCGCCCGCCTTGAGCTCCCGCACCCTGGAGAGGTCGGGCGGCGGATCGAGCTC
Protein-coding regions in this window:
- a CDS encoding adenylate/guanylate cyclase domain-containing protein, with amino-acid sequence MKSPPTQYAKSGDVSIAYQVVGDGPIDLVLVLGFTTHLELQWESPPMARFFERLSGFSRLMIFDKRGTGLSDPVTEAPTLEQRIDDVRAVMDAAGSERAAIFGVSEGGPMGVLFAATHPERVSALVLHGAMGRTTEAPDYPWATPAEALRESAAEFIAPYWGQQAEGMVELFAPSLAGDPEAVEFTARFERSAASPAMVQQIFEMFLDIDVRAILPTIQVPTLVLHRRGDRVVNRRAGEELASQIPGARYVELPGLDHLPWAGDAEDVLGETEEFLTGARSVPEPDRVLATVMFTDIVGSTERAAEVGDARWRELLSAHQAAVRRELGRFGGREVKTLGDGYLATFDGPARGIRCGREIAEAARSLDLEVRIGLHCGEVELMDGDVGGIAVHIAARIGALAAAGEVLVSSTVKDLVAGSGISFADRGAQQLKGISDEWRLFAVAP